A DNA window from Thermococcus sp. 4557 contains the following coding sequences:
- a CDS encoding ABC transporter permease, with protein sequence MKLPVRSLARLAAVYLGVLLVIVLVAGASSNKLTWEYAHEAVLHIRESNPAFYAELERNATREGVSVDEYYYRILTKAKGIRTNNLLIMGMDLLRKSFDYYRENPKYDFSHVIGITLAVMGLAMVLVVLLGLFLGFKLASGRFLGTVEGLARFFNGLPSWWIGAVLIAVFAVELEVFPIAGLRSTPPKEGFEGFLDVLWHLVLPVSTLVFVYVWEFVVTVAREVGSELGKPYVLTERAKGLPEGLIYRKHVLRNVSIVLSSFTVQKFVEMFTDYIVIDVLFGLGGLGTLLRASFVRTIVPAIGVVVRFDYRLFFVVTLSIATITFLFSLLLELTKGLLDPRVS encoded by the coding sequence ATGAAACTCCCGGTCAGGAGCCTGGCGCGCCTTGCGGCTGTTTACCTAGGCGTTCTCCTCGTGATAGTTCTGGTAGCCGGCGCCAGCTCCAACAAACTGACGTGGGAGTACGCCCACGAGGCCGTGCTTCATATCCGCGAGTCCAACCCTGCCTTTTACGCCGAGCTTGAGCGCAACGCCACCCGCGAGGGTGTGAGTGTCGACGAGTACTACTACCGGATACTCACGAAGGCGAAGGGGATTAGGACCAATAACCTGCTCATAATGGGCATGGATCTCCTCCGGAAGAGCTTCGACTACTACCGCGAGAACCCGAAGTACGACTTCTCACACGTCATAGGCATCACCCTCGCGGTCATGGGGCTGGCGATGGTTCTTGTGGTTCTCCTCGGCCTTTTCCTGGGCTTTAAACTGGCCAGCGGCCGGTTCCTCGGCACGGTCGAGGGGCTGGCGCGCTTCTTCAACGGCCTGCCCTCTTGGTGGATAGGTGCGGTTCTGATAGCGGTCTTCGCGGTCGAGCTTGAGGTTTTCCCGATAGCCGGCCTGAGGAGCACCCCTCCAAAGGAGGGCTTTGAGGGTTTCCTGGACGTCCTCTGGCATCTCGTTCTCCCCGTCTCCACGCTGGTCTTCGTCTACGTCTGGGAGTTTGTGGTCACCGTTGCCCGCGAGGTGGGGAGCGAGCTTGGAAAGCCCTACGTCCTGACGGAGAGGGCCAAGGGCCTGCCGGAGGGGCTGATATACAGGAAGCACGTCCTCAGGAACGTCTCCATCGTCCTAAGCTCCTTCACGGTCCAGAAGTTCGTGGAGATGTTCACCGACTACATTGTCATCGACGTCCTCTTCGGCCTCGGCGGCCTCGGAACGCTCCTCAGGGCCAGCTTCGTCAGGACGATAGTCCCGGCCATAGGCGTCGTCGTGCGCTTCGACTACCGCCTCTTCTTCGTCGTAACGCTGTCGATAGCCACCATAACCTTCCTCTTCTCCCTTCTGCTTGAGCTGACCAAGGGACTGCTCGACCCGAGGGTGAGCTGA
- the trm14 gene encoding tRNA (guanine(6)-N2)-methyltransferase — protein MRLLLTTSKGMEDLAKAELENLLSSIGVPFRVEEKPLGVEGRVLAEVDKAFYTDEKGRKRELSVSTYLNERSRLLHRVIVEIASERFEGISEEEPERALRRIEDFVASLPVERYIKTSESFAVRSFRKGEHKITSIDISKTVGKAIFERLERFGTPRVNLDHPAVIFRAELVGDVFFLGIDTTGDSSLHKRPWRVYDHPAHLKASIANALIELAKPDGGSFIDPFCGSGTIPIELALRGYGGRIIGLEKYRKHLRGAEMNALSAGVLERIEFILGDATRLSEYVESVDFAVSNLPYGLKIGRKSMIPGLYMDFFAELAKVLEKRGVFITTEKRAIEKAIEENGFDIKHHRLIGHGGLMVHTYVIE, from the coding sequence ATGAGGCTTTTACTAACGACTTCCAAGGGCATGGAGGACCTTGCAAAGGCCGAACTTGAGAACCTGCTCTCAAGCATTGGAGTTCCGTTTCGAGTGGAGGAGAAACCGCTCGGCGTCGAGGGAAGGGTCTTAGCGGAGGTCGATAAAGCGTTTTACACCGACGAGAAAGGACGGAAGAGGGAGCTGAGCGTTTCAACATATCTGAACGAGCGTTCGAGGCTTCTTCACCGCGTAATAGTTGAGATAGCCAGCGAGAGGTTTGAGGGAATCAGCGAGGAAGAACCGGAAAGAGCCCTCAGGCGGATCGAGGACTTCGTGGCTTCCCTTCCGGTGGAGAGGTACATCAAGACCAGCGAGAGCTTCGCCGTGAGGAGCTTCCGGAAGGGCGAACACAAAATTACAAGTATTGATATATCCAAAACCGTCGGCAAGGCGATATTCGAGAGGCTTGAGCGCTTCGGAACGCCGAGGGTGAACCTCGACCATCCTGCCGTCATATTCCGGGCGGAGCTGGTTGGAGATGTTTTCTTCCTCGGGATAGACACGACCGGTGACAGCTCCCTCCACAAGAGGCCGTGGAGGGTTTACGACCACCCCGCCCATCTCAAGGCGAGCATAGCTAACGCACTGATTGAGCTGGCGAAGCCGGACGGCGGTTCGTTCATCGACCCCTTCTGCGGAAGCGGTACGATTCCAATAGAGCTGGCCCTGAGGGGCTACGGTGGAAGGATAATCGGCCTGGAGAAGTACAGAAAACACCTGCGCGGGGCCGAGATGAACGCCCTCTCCGCGGGGGTTCTGGAGCGGATAGAATTCATACTCGGCGACGCCACCAGGCTGAGCGAGTACGTCGAGAGCGTTGACTTCGCGGTAAGCAACCTCCCCTACGGGCTGAAGATAGGAAGGAAGAGCATGATTCCGGGGCTCTACATGGACTTCTTTGCCGAGCTCGCCAAGGTTCTCGAGAAGCGCGGAGTCTTCATAACGACGGAGAAGAGGGCGATAGAGAAAGCCATAGAGGAGAACGGCTTTGATATCAAGCACCACCGCCTCATCGGCCACGGCGGGCTCATGGTGCACACCTACGTGATAGAATAA
- a CDS encoding cell division protein yields the protein MEMKKLVGNVLLTVGLVAGAITAARIPPMWGGLAASLAVMGAGIALRRQGAKEELHRAAQSGTGGVRELERLLTDALGRIEKIMDAPREKAVEELTGILEELDEFAEKAQPLRIEGLMTYGTIMSVFSRGERALNRAWSAFADGYENEGRRYLRYGYDDLKETLSAVKALKV from the coding sequence ATGGAAATGAAGAAGCTCGTTGGAAACGTCCTGCTCACGGTAGGCCTCGTTGCCGGCGCGATAACCGCCGCCAGGATACCTCCCATGTGGGGCGGCTTGGCCGCTTCCCTGGCCGTCATGGGAGCTGGAATAGCCCTCAGGCGCCAGGGTGCGAAGGAGGAGCTCCACAGGGCGGCCCAGAGCGGAACCGGCGGTGTCAGGGAGCTCGAGAGGCTCCTCACCGATGCCCTCGGCAGGATCGAGAAGATAATGGACGCCCCGCGCGAGAAGGCCGTTGAGGAGCTCACCGGAATCCTCGAGGAGCTCGACGAGTTCGCCGAGAAGGCGCAGCCCCTCAGGATAGAGGGCCTCATGACCTACGGAACCATCATGAGCGTCTTCAGCAGGGGCGAGAGAGCCCTCAACAGGGCCTGGAGCGCCTTCGCGGACGGCTATGAAAACGAGGGAAGGAGATACCTCCGCTACGGCTACGACGACCTCAAGGAGACCCTCAGCGCGGTCAAGGCGCTGAAGGTCTGA